In the genome of Bradyrhizobium sp. CIAT3101, one region contains:
- a CDS encoding type 1 glutamine amidotransferase domain-containing protein, whose translation MSKAKVLVVGSNATQIEVQGGKWGPTGNYLNETVVPIMALIGAGYDIQLATPDGTKPHMDKASDSAAHFGGDTAAYARAKAFWNNDPAMNQIQPLAAVIAKGLDGYAGVFVPGGQAPVVDLMQDPQMGEVLRHFQDRAKPTALLCHGPIALVSAMARPREFRAALMAGDELDAKDLAKSWPYAGYRMTIFSASEEIWVEKEILHGKMYFTMPQALSAAGGDVVTTKVDFEPHVIVDRELITGQNPRSDHSVGEALVKALDQATAQRQPGAAASA comes from the coding sequence ATGAGTAAGGCAAAGGTGCTGGTCGTTGGATCCAATGCCACCCAGATCGAAGTCCAGGGAGGCAAATGGGGACCGACTGGAAACTATCTCAACGAAACCGTCGTTCCGATCATGGCGCTGATCGGCGCTGGCTACGACATTCAGCTCGCCACGCCGGACGGCACCAAGCCCCACATGGACAAGGCCTCTGACTCGGCCGCGCACTTCGGCGGCGACACCGCCGCCTACGCCCGCGCAAAGGCGTTCTGGAACAATGATCCCGCGATGAACCAGATCCAGCCGCTGGCTGCGGTGATCGCAAAGGGACTGGACGGCTACGCCGGGGTCTTCGTACCGGGCGGCCAGGCGCCGGTCGTCGATCTGATGCAGGATCCGCAGATGGGCGAGGTGCTTCGTCACTTCCAAGATCGTGCGAAGCCGACGGCGCTGCTCTGTCATGGTCCGATTGCCCTGGTCTCGGCGATGGCGCGTCCGCGCGAGTTTCGTGCGGCTTTGATGGCCGGTGACGAGCTGGACGCAAAGGACCTGGCCAAGAGCTGGCCATATGCCGGCTATCGGATGACGATCTTTTCCGCCTCGGAAGAGATATGGGTCGAAAAGGAAATCCTGCACGGCAAGATGTACTTCACCATGCCGCAGGCGCTCAGTGCAGCGGGAGGCGACGTGGTGACGACGAAGGTCGATTTCGAGCCCCACGTGATCGTCGATCGCGAGCTCATCACCGGCCAGAACCCGCGCTCCGATCATTCGGTCGGTGAGGCGCTGGTCAAGGCGCTCGATCAAGCGACCGCTCAACGTCAGCCTGGCGCCGCCGCTTCCGCCTGA
- a CDS encoding (2Fe-2S)-binding protein, whose translation MATTLNINGQDRSFEAPAEMPMLWVLRDILGFTGTKFGCGMAQCGACTVHVDGKPVRSCVLPVGNLQSRTITTIEGIGATPVGARVQKAWLDLEVVQCGYCQSGQIMSAAALLAATPDPDDSDIDAAMAGNICRCGTYVRIRAAIKQAAAAQKA comes from the coding sequence ATGGCAACGACGCTGAACATCAACGGCCAGGACAGATCTTTCGAAGCGCCTGCCGAAATGCCCATGCTCTGGGTGTTGCGCGATATTCTCGGCTTCACCGGCACCAAGTTCGGTTGCGGCATGGCGCAGTGTGGCGCCTGCACGGTGCATGTCGATGGCAAGCCGGTGCGCTCCTGCGTGCTGCCCGTCGGCAACCTGCAGAGCCGCACCATTACCACCATCGAGGGTATCGGTGCGACGCCGGTCGGGGCCAGGGTGCAGAAGGCCTGGCTCGATCTCGAGGTCGTGCAGTGCGGCTATTGCCAGTCCGGCCAGATCATGTCGGCAGCCGCGCTGTTAGCCGCGACGCCGGATCCCGACGATTCCGATATCGATGCCGCCATGGCAGGCAACATCTGTCGTTGCGGTACTTATGTGCGGATCCGCGCCGCCATCAAGCAGGCGGCGGCCGCTCAGAAGGCGTAG